A window of the Gasterosteus aculeatus chromosome 21, fGasAcu3.hap1.1, whole genome shotgun sequence genome harbors these coding sequences:
- the LOC120812059 gene encoding uncharacterized protein LOC120812059 isoform X4, producing the protein MLWKCKYALEACKDLVDEMQKRTPNGPLVKQKMDQTFALRRKEVVESEPAISTMVFMEFSRIVGKNLKTEFYESIDRHSPRLLELFGSKRGNVGQLLTHILQQTNTTEPTAIRTQVLRGLPIILGDNPTDFFKAGFESDDDDSFRDPDIGILLIEREGAVLTSSQHLSPASLEIIIEGEVVMDNIQDLPKAMCILFGLMYALHLNYPKTMKLTFQFIQQGAPMRDDKTAGLHPFGGYEPNCFLSFKLFHKKPHQELIQNDEGQK; encoded by the exons ATGCTGTGGAAGTGTAAGTACG CCCTGGAGGCCTGTAAAGACTTGGTTGATGAAATGCAGAAAAGAACACCAAACGGACCTCTTGTGAAACAGAAGATGGATCAGACGTTTGctctgagaagaaaagaggtGGTGGAGTCGGAACCTGCCATAAGCACGATG GTCTTCATGGAGTTCAGCAGGATTGTGGGCAAGAACCTCAAGACGGAATTCTATGAGAGCATCGACCGGCACAGTCCTCGTCTCCTCGAGTTATTTGGATCCAAGAGAGGGAATGTTGGACAGTTGTTGACACATATTTTACAACAGACCAAT ACTACAGAGCCAACTGCGATCCGGACACAGGTGCTCAGAGGGCTTCCTATCATCCTTGGGGACAACCCCACAGACTTCTTCAAAGCAGGCTTT gaatCTGACGATGACGATTCTTTTCGTGACCCAGACATTGGGATACTTCTTATTGAGCGTGAAGGTGCTGTGCTCACATCTTCCCAGCATCTCAGTCCAGCCTCGTTGGAAATCATCATTGAGGGAGAAGTCGTGATGGACAACATTCAAGATCTGCCAAAAGCAATGTGCATTCTGTTTGGACTCATGTATGCACTCCATCTTAACTACCCCAAGACTATGAAGCTCACATTTCAGTTCATCCAACAG GGAGCTCCAATGCGGGATGATAAAACCGCTGGACTTCATCCATTTGGAGGATACGAACCCAACTGCTTCTTATCTTTCaaacttttccacaaaaaacCCCATCAAGAGCTGATTCAGAATGATGAAGGACAGAAATGA
- the LOC120812060 gene encoding ropporin-1-like protein isoform X2 encodes MQRGCKRYTGCLSRSMPLPDTMFCAQQIDIAQELPDILKNFTKAAVRTQPEDLLLWSAAYFTALSKGERLPVKDRLELNVTHKTDSAMTPGLLKTLHKQLSIRETCSEEELREKWRGLCLPTDQLETLLSLGSFGSDIDWMEFFALGCSSLGETLISSLKVACELLTEDEEGGPARIPFDIFVKLYTYLAHLEGDMPQDHIDNFLGSRPKWSSNAG; translated from the exons ATGCAACGGGGCTGCAAGCGATACACAGGCTGCCTCTCGCGTT CCATGCCTCTTCCAGACACAATGTTCTGTGCCCAGCAAATCGACATCGCCCAAGAGCTGCCAGACATCCTGAAAAACTTCACCAAGGCAGCCGTCCGTACGCAGCCCGAGGACCTGCTGCTGTGGTCTGCGGC ATACTTTACTGCGCTGTCTAAAGGAGAGCGTCTGCCTGTGAAGGATCGGCTGGAGCTGAATGTCACACATAAGACGGACAGCGCGATGACTCCTGGTCTGCTAAAGACTCTCCATAAACAG CTATCCATCAGGGAGACGTGCAGCGAGGAGGAACTGCGGGAGAAGTGGAGGGGTCTGTGTCTACCCACGGATCAGCTGGAGACCCTGCTGTCGCTGGGCAGTTTTGGCTCAGACATCGATTGGATGGAGTTTTTTGCCCTGGGCTGCAGTTCTCTGGGAGAG ACGCTCATAAGTTCCCTCAAGGTTGCTTGCGAGCTGCtgacggaggacgaggagggcggTCCTGCCAGGATCCCGTTCGACATTTTTGTCAAACTCTACACCTACCTGGCTCACCTGGAGGGGGACATGCCACAGGATCACATCGATAACTTCCTTGGCTCAAGGCCCAAGT GGAGCTCCAATGCGGGATGA
- the LOC144383029 gene encoding uncharacterized protein LOC144383029, producing MARQPPKGLKSLVECMARATISAHPADMPDFLVEYTSELNQTRGSKTESNPVEMCFRFQEACDLESAINEHAPSTGVKEKKPVPFTPAVADKTPETHTQKTTPRKLSPKAPADVPPKSRKNLPIDTRGKPQNASSVSPQKPKERSEPTPARTERPKEERKIIPKTRPSWLPPAANQKQGKGTIHDAKKTPEKRLPTIPQTSAPKDPAVNPPKSKKNLPIGTRGKPENASSVSPQKPKERSEPTPARTERPKEERKIIPKTRLPCLLPATSQKQSKGTIHDAKKTPEKRLPTIPQKSAPKDPAVNPPSRRPTTRVQATPQTSVLPPIPPIPQKKGTGSQQQTTIPKKSVPKWDDSVTLPVIKGLRKPAIPRDSRNDHQCPQLVHQHPQLVQIIHRARITHTVFRYSP from the exons ATGGCCCGCCAGCCGCCGAAAGGACTGAAAAGCTTGGTCGAGTGTATGGCCAGAGCTACAATCTCTGCACATCCTGCCGACATGCCAGACTTTTTAGTGGAGTATACGTCAGAGCTCAACCAAACAAGAGGCTCTAAAACTGAAAGCAATCCAGTGGAAATGTGCTTTCGATTCCAAGAGGCTTGTG ATTTGGAATCTGCAATCAATGAACATGCACCATCAACTGGGGTTAAAGAAAAGAAGCCTGTACCTTTTACCCCTGCTGTTGCCGACAAGAcaccggaaacacacacacagaaaacaacaccACGAAAGTTATCACCTAAAGCTCCAGCAGATGTGCCCCCGAAATCCAGGAAGAATCTACCAATCGACACGAGGGGGAAGCCACAAAATGCCAGCAGCGTGTCACCACAAAAACCTAAAGAACGCAGTGAACCAACGCCAGCAAGAACAGAAAGaccaaaggaagaaagaaaaataatcccCAAGACAAGACCATCATGGTTACCACCAGCTGCAAATCAAAAGCAAGGTAAAGGAACCATTCATGACGCCAAGAAGACACCAGAAAAGCGTCTACCGACAATTCCCCAAACGTCAGCACCTAAAGATCCAGCTGTCAATCCCCCGAAATCCAAGAAAAATCTACCAATCGGCACGAGGGGGAAGCCAGAAAATGCCAGCAGCGTGTCACCCCAAAAACCTAAAGAACGCAGTGAACCAACGCCAGCAAGAACAGAGAGaccaaaggaagaaagaaaaataatacccAAGACAAGACTACCATGTTTGTTACCAGCCACAAGTCAAAAGCAAAGTAAAGGAACCATTCATGACGCCAAGAAGACACCAGAAAAACGTCTACCGACAATTCCCCAAAAGTCAGCACCTAAAGATCCAGCTGTCAATCCCCCTTCTAGACGCCCAACTACGCGTGTACAAGCAACACCACAAACAAGTGTTTTACCACCGATTCCACCAATTCCACAGAAGAAAGGCACAGGTAGCCAACAGCAGACAACTATTCCAAAGAAATCTGTGCCAAAGTGGGATGACTCAGTAACATTGCCCGTTATTAAAGGATTGAGGAAACCAGCTATTCCAAGAGACAGCAGAAACGACCACCAATGCCCTCAATTGGTTCACCAACACCCTCAGTTGGTGCAAATAATCCACAGGGcaagaatcacacacacagtgtttcgtTACTCACCTTAA
- the LOC120812059 gene encoding uncharacterized protein LOC120812059 isoform X7, which produces MQKRTPNGPLVKQKMDQTFALRRKEVVESEPAISTMVFMEFSRIVGKNLKTEFYESIDRHSPRLLELFGSKRGNVGQLLTHILQQTNTTEPTAIRTQVLRGLPIILGDNPTDFFKAGFESDDDDSFRDPDIGILLIEREGAVLTSSQHLSPASLEIIIEGEVVMDNIQDLPKAMCILFGLMYALHLNYPKTMKLTFQFIQQGAPMRDDKTAGLHPFGGYEPNCFLSFKLFHKKPHQELIQNDEGQK; this is translated from the exons ATGCAGAAAAGAACACCAAACGGACCTCTTGTGAAACAGAAGATGGATCAGACGTTTGctctgagaagaaaagaggtGGTGGAGTCGGAACCTGCCATAAGCACGATG GTCTTCATGGAGTTCAGCAGGATTGTGGGCAAGAACCTCAAGACGGAATTCTATGAGAGCATCGACCGGCACAGTCCTCGTCTCCTCGAGTTATTTGGATCCAAGAGAGGGAATGTTGGACAGTTGTTGACACATATTTTACAACAGACCAAT ACTACAGAGCCAACTGCGATCCGGACACAGGTGCTCAGAGGGCTTCCTATCATCCTTGGGGACAACCCCACAGACTTCTTCAAAGCAGGCTTT gaatCTGACGATGACGATTCTTTTCGTGACCCAGACATTGGGATACTTCTTATTGAGCGTGAAGGTGCTGTGCTCACATCTTCCCAGCATCTCAGTCCAGCCTCGTTGGAAATCATCATTGAGGGAGAAGTCGTGATGGACAACATTCAAGATCTGCCAAAAGCAATGTGCATTCTGTTTGGACTCATGTATGCACTCCATCTTAACTACCCCAAGACTATGAAGCTCACATTTCAGTTCATCCAACAG GGAGCTCCAATGCGGGATGATAAAACCGCTGGACTTCATCCATTTGGAGGATACGAACCCAACTGCTTCTTATCTTTCaaacttttccacaaaaaacCCCATCAAGAGCTGATTCAGAATGATGAAGGACAGAAATGA
- the LOC120812060 gene encoding ropporin-1-like protein isoform X4: MPLPDTMFCAQQIDIAQELPDILKNFTKAAVRTQPEDLLLWSAAYFTALSKGERLPVKDRLELNVTHKTDSAMTPGLLKTLHKQLSIRETCSEEELREKWRGLCLPTDQLETLLSLGSFGSDIDWMEFFALGCSSLGETLISSLKVACELLTEDEEGGPARIPFDIFVKLYTYLAHLEGDMPQDHIDNFLGSRPKWSSNAG; this comes from the exons ATGCCTCTTCCAGACACAATGTTCTGTGCCCAGCAAATCGACATCGCCCAAGAGCTGCCAGACATCCTGAAAAACTTCACCAAGGCAGCCGTCCGTACGCAGCCCGAGGACCTGCTGCTGTGGTCTGCGGC ATACTTTACTGCGCTGTCTAAAGGAGAGCGTCTGCCTGTGAAGGATCGGCTGGAGCTGAATGTCACACATAAGACGGACAGCGCGATGACTCCTGGTCTGCTAAAGACTCTCCATAAACAG CTATCCATCAGGGAGACGTGCAGCGAGGAGGAACTGCGGGAGAAGTGGAGGGGTCTGTGTCTACCCACGGATCAGCTGGAGACCCTGCTGTCGCTGGGCAGTTTTGGCTCAGACATCGATTGGATGGAGTTTTTTGCCCTGGGCTGCAGTTCTCTGGGAGAG ACGCTCATAAGTTCCCTCAAGGTTGCTTGCGAGCTGCtgacggaggacgaggagggcggTCCTGCCAGGATCCCGTTCGACATTTTTGTCAAACTCTACACCTACCTGGCTCACCTGGAGGGGGACATGCCACAGGATCACATCGATAACTTCCTTGGCTCAAGGCCCAAGT GGAGCTCCAATGCGGGATGA
- the LOC120812059 gene encoding uncharacterized protein LOC120812059 isoform X1 translates to MPPRQCVTGLTHACLHAGFLCNTDSCGVRMLWKCKYALEACKDLVDEMQKRTPNGPLVKQKMDQTFALRRKEVVESEPAISTMVFMEFSRIVGKNLKTEFYESIDRHSPRLLELFGSKRGNVGQLLTHILQQTNTTEPTAIRTQVLRGLPIILGDNPTDFFKAGFESDDDDSFRDPDIGILLIEREGAVLTSSQHLSPASLEIIIEGEVVMDNIQDLPKAMCILFGLMYALHLNYPKTMKLTFQFIQQGAPMRDDKTAGLHPFGGYEPNCFLSFKLFHKKPHQELIQNDEGQK, encoded by the exons ATGCCACCGCGGCAGTGTGTAACCGGCCTCACACACGCTTGTTTACATGCCGGTTTTCTCTGTAACACAG ATTCTTGTGGTGTGAGGATGCTGTGGAAGTGTAAGTACG CCCTGGAGGCCTGTAAAGACTTGGTTGATGAAATGCAGAAAAGAACACCAAACGGACCTCTTGTGAAACAGAAGATGGATCAGACGTTTGctctgagaagaaaagaggtGGTGGAGTCGGAACCTGCCATAAGCACGATG GTCTTCATGGAGTTCAGCAGGATTGTGGGCAAGAACCTCAAGACGGAATTCTATGAGAGCATCGACCGGCACAGTCCTCGTCTCCTCGAGTTATTTGGATCCAAGAGAGGGAATGTTGGACAGTTGTTGACACATATTTTACAACAGACCAAT ACTACAGAGCCAACTGCGATCCGGACACAGGTGCTCAGAGGGCTTCCTATCATCCTTGGGGACAACCCCACAGACTTCTTCAAAGCAGGCTTT gaatCTGACGATGACGATTCTTTTCGTGACCCAGACATTGGGATACTTCTTATTGAGCGTGAAGGTGCTGTGCTCACATCTTCCCAGCATCTCAGTCCAGCCTCGTTGGAAATCATCATTGAGGGAGAAGTCGTGATGGACAACATTCAAGATCTGCCAAAAGCAATGTGCATTCTGTTTGGACTCATGTATGCACTCCATCTTAACTACCCCAAGACTATGAAGCTCACATTTCAGTTCATCCAACAG GGAGCTCCAATGCGGGATGATAAAACCGCTGGACTTCATCCATTTGGAGGATACGAACCCAACTGCTTCTTATCTTTCaaacttttccacaaaaaacCCCATCAAGAGCTGATTCAGAATGATGAAGGACAGAAATGA
- the LOC120812060 gene encoding ropporin-1-like protein isoform X1 produces the protein MQRGCKRYTGCLSRCSLSPFSKAMPLPDTMFCAQQIDIAQELPDILKNFTKAAVRTQPEDLLLWSAAYFTALSKGERLPVKDRLELNVTHKTDSAMTPGLLKTLHKQLSIRETCSEEELREKWRGLCLPTDQLETLLSLGSFGSDIDWMEFFALGCSSLGETLISSLKVACELLTEDEEGGPARIPFDIFVKLYTYLAHLEGDMPQDHIDNFLGSRPKWSSNAG, from the exons ATGCAACGGGGCTGCAAGCGATACACAGGCTGCCTCTCGCGTTGTAGTTTATCTCCTTTTTCTAAAG CCATGCCTCTTCCAGACACAATGTTCTGTGCCCAGCAAATCGACATCGCCCAAGAGCTGCCAGACATCCTGAAAAACTTCACCAAGGCAGCCGTCCGTACGCAGCCCGAGGACCTGCTGCTGTGGTCTGCGGC ATACTTTACTGCGCTGTCTAAAGGAGAGCGTCTGCCTGTGAAGGATCGGCTGGAGCTGAATGTCACACATAAGACGGACAGCGCGATGACTCCTGGTCTGCTAAAGACTCTCCATAAACAG CTATCCATCAGGGAGACGTGCAGCGAGGAGGAACTGCGGGAGAAGTGGAGGGGTCTGTGTCTACCCACGGATCAGCTGGAGACCCTGCTGTCGCTGGGCAGTTTTGGCTCAGACATCGATTGGATGGAGTTTTTTGCCCTGGGCTGCAGTTCTCTGGGAGAG ACGCTCATAAGTTCCCTCAAGGTTGCTTGCGAGCTGCtgacggaggacgaggagggcggTCCTGCCAGGATCCCGTTCGACATTTTTGTCAAACTCTACACCTACCTGGCTCACCTGGAGGGGGACATGCCACAGGATCACATCGATAACTTCCTTGGCTCAAGGCCCAAGT GGAGCTCCAATGCGGGATGA
- the LOC120812059 gene encoding uncharacterized protein LOC120812059 isoform X5: MPPRQCVTGLTHACLHAGFLCNTDSCGVRMLWKCKYALEACKDLVDEMQKRTPNGPLVKQKMDQTFALRRKEVVESEPAISTMVFMEFSRIVGKNLKTEFYESIDRHSPRLLELFGSKRGNVGQLLTHILQQTNTTEPTAIRTQVLRGLPIILGDNPTDFFKAGFESDDDDSFRDPDIGILLIEREGAVLTSSQHLSPASLEIIIEGEVVMDNIQDLPKAMCILFGLMYALHLNYPKTMKLTFQFIQQVDKQTHKTQTHTGL; encoded by the exons ATGCCACCGCGGCAGTGTGTAACCGGCCTCACACACGCTTGTTTACATGCCGGTTTTCTCTGTAACACAG ATTCTTGTGGTGTGAGGATGCTGTGGAAGTGTAAGTACG CCCTGGAGGCCTGTAAAGACTTGGTTGATGAAATGCAGAAAAGAACACCAAACGGACCTCTTGTGAAACAGAAGATGGATCAGACGTTTGctctgagaagaaaagaggtGGTGGAGTCGGAACCTGCCATAAGCACGATG GTCTTCATGGAGTTCAGCAGGATTGTGGGCAAGAACCTCAAGACGGAATTCTATGAGAGCATCGACCGGCACAGTCCTCGTCTCCTCGAGTTATTTGGATCCAAGAGAGGGAATGTTGGACAGTTGTTGACACATATTTTACAACAGACCAAT ACTACAGAGCCAACTGCGATCCGGACACAGGTGCTCAGAGGGCTTCCTATCATCCTTGGGGACAACCCCACAGACTTCTTCAAAGCAGGCTTT gaatCTGACGATGACGATTCTTTTCGTGACCCAGACATTGGGATACTTCTTATTGAGCGTGAAGGTGCTGTGCTCACATCTTCCCAGCATCTCAGTCCAGCCTCGTTGGAAATCATCATTGAGGGAGAAGTCGTGATGGACAACATTCAAGATCTGCCAAAAGCAATGTGCATTCTGTTTGGACTCATGTATGCACTCCATCTTAACTACCCCAAGACTATGAAGCTCACATTTCAGTTCATCCAACAG GTGGACAAACAGACGCataaaacgcagacacacactggtctGTAA
- the LOC120812059 gene encoding uncharacterized protein LOC120812059 isoform X8 — protein sequence MQKRTPNGPLVKQKMDQTFALRRKEVFMEFSRIVGKNLKTEFYESIDRHSPRLLELFGSKRGNVGQLLTHILQQTNTTEPTAIRTQVLRGLPIILGDNPTDFFKAGFESDDDDSFRDPDIGILLIEREGAVLTSSQHLSPASLEIIIEGEVVMDNIQDLPKAMCILFGLMYALHLNYPKTMKLTFQFIQQGAPMRDDKTAGLHPFGGYEPNCFLSFKLFHKKPHQELIQNDEGQK from the exons ATGCAGAAAAGAACACCAAACGGACCTCTTGTGAAACAGAAGATGGATCAGACGTTTGctctgagaagaaaagag GTCTTCATGGAGTTCAGCAGGATTGTGGGCAAGAACCTCAAGACGGAATTCTATGAGAGCATCGACCGGCACAGTCCTCGTCTCCTCGAGTTATTTGGATCCAAGAGAGGGAATGTTGGACAGTTGTTGACACATATTTTACAACAGACCAAT ACTACAGAGCCAACTGCGATCCGGACACAGGTGCTCAGAGGGCTTCCTATCATCCTTGGGGACAACCCCACAGACTTCTTCAAAGCAGGCTTT gaatCTGACGATGACGATTCTTTTCGTGACCCAGACATTGGGATACTTCTTATTGAGCGTGAAGGTGCTGTGCTCACATCTTCCCAGCATCTCAGTCCAGCCTCGTTGGAAATCATCATTGAGGGAGAAGTCGTGATGGACAACATTCAAGATCTGCCAAAAGCAATGTGCATTCTGTTTGGACTCATGTATGCACTCCATCTTAACTACCCCAAGACTATGAAGCTCACATTTCAGTTCATCCAACAG GGAGCTCCAATGCGGGATGATAAAACCGCTGGACTTCATCCATTTGGAGGATACGAACCCAACTGCTTCTTATCTTTCaaacttttccacaaaaaacCCCATCAAGAGCTGATTCAGAATGATGAAGGACAGAAATGA
- the LOC120812059 gene encoding uncharacterized protein LOC120812059 isoform X2: MPPRQCVTGLTHACLHAGFLCNTDSCGVRMLWKSLEACKDLVDEMQKRTPNGPLVKQKMDQTFALRRKEVVESEPAISTMVFMEFSRIVGKNLKTEFYESIDRHSPRLLELFGSKRGNVGQLLTHILQQTNTTEPTAIRTQVLRGLPIILGDNPTDFFKAGFESDDDDSFRDPDIGILLIEREGAVLTSSQHLSPASLEIIIEGEVVMDNIQDLPKAMCILFGLMYALHLNYPKTMKLTFQFIQQGAPMRDDKTAGLHPFGGYEPNCFLSFKLFHKKPHQELIQNDEGQK; encoded by the exons ATGCCACCGCGGCAGTGTGTAACCGGCCTCACACACGCTTGTTTACATGCCGGTTTTCTCTGTAACACAG ATTCTTGTGGTGTGAGGATGCTGTGGAAGT CCCTGGAGGCCTGTAAAGACTTGGTTGATGAAATGCAGAAAAGAACACCAAACGGACCTCTTGTGAAACAGAAGATGGATCAGACGTTTGctctgagaagaaaagaggtGGTGGAGTCGGAACCTGCCATAAGCACGATG GTCTTCATGGAGTTCAGCAGGATTGTGGGCAAGAACCTCAAGACGGAATTCTATGAGAGCATCGACCGGCACAGTCCTCGTCTCCTCGAGTTATTTGGATCCAAGAGAGGGAATGTTGGACAGTTGTTGACACATATTTTACAACAGACCAAT ACTACAGAGCCAACTGCGATCCGGACACAGGTGCTCAGAGGGCTTCCTATCATCCTTGGGGACAACCCCACAGACTTCTTCAAAGCAGGCTTT gaatCTGACGATGACGATTCTTTTCGTGACCCAGACATTGGGATACTTCTTATTGAGCGTGAAGGTGCTGTGCTCACATCTTCCCAGCATCTCAGTCCAGCCTCGTTGGAAATCATCATTGAGGGAGAAGTCGTGATGGACAACATTCAAGATCTGCCAAAAGCAATGTGCATTCTGTTTGGACTCATGTATGCACTCCATCTTAACTACCCCAAGACTATGAAGCTCACATTTCAGTTCATCCAACAG GGAGCTCCAATGCGGGATGATAAAACCGCTGGACTTCATCCATTTGGAGGATACGAACCCAACTGCTTCTTATCTTTCaaacttttccacaaaaaacCCCATCAAGAGCTGATTCAGAATGATGAAGGACAGAAATGA
- the LOC120812059 gene encoding uncharacterized protein LOC120812059 isoform X3 encodes MPPRQCVTGLTHACLHAGFLCNTDSCGVRMLWKSLEACKDLVDEMQKRTPNGPLVKQKMDQTFALRRKEVFMEFSRIVGKNLKTEFYESIDRHSPRLLELFGSKRGNVGQLLTHILQQTNTTEPTAIRTQVLRGLPIILGDNPTDFFKAGFESDDDDSFRDPDIGILLIEREGAVLTSSQHLSPASLEIIIEGEVVMDNIQDLPKAMCILFGLMYALHLNYPKTMKLTFQFIQQGAPMRDDKTAGLHPFGGYEPNCFLSFKLFHKKPHQELIQNDEGQK; translated from the exons ATGCCACCGCGGCAGTGTGTAACCGGCCTCACACACGCTTGTTTACATGCCGGTTTTCTCTGTAACACAG ATTCTTGTGGTGTGAGGATGCTGTGGAAGT CCCTGGAGGCCTGTAAAGACTTGGTTGATGAAATGCAGAAAAGAACACCAAACGGACCTCTTGTGAAACAGAAGATGGATCAGACGTTTGctctgagaagaaaagag GTCTTCATGGAGTTCAGCAGGATTGTGGGCAAGAACCTCAAGACGGAATTCTATGAGAGCATCGACCGGCACAGTCCTCGTCTCCTCGAGTTATTTGGATCCAAGAGAGGGAATGTTGGACAGTTGTTGACACATATTTTACAACAGACCAAT ACTACAGAGCCAACTGCGATCCGGACACAGGTGCTCAGAGGGCTTCCTATCATCCTTGGGGACAACCCCACAGACTTCTTCAAAGCAGGCTTT gaatCTGACGATGACGATTCTTTTCGTGACCCAGACATTGGGATACTTCTTATTGAGCGTGAAGGTGCTGTGCTCACATCTTCCCAGCATCTCAGTCCAGCCTCGTTGGAAATCATCATTGAGGGAGAAGTCGTGATGGACAACATTCAAGATCTGCCAAAAGCAATGTGCATTCTGTTTGGACTCATGTATGCACTCCATCTTAACTACCCCAAGACTATGAAGCTCACATTTCAGTTCATCCAACAG GGAGCTCCAATGCGGGATGATAAAACCGCTGGACTTCATCCATTTGGAGGATACGAACCCAACTGCTTCTTATCTTTCaaacttttccacaaaaaacCCCATCAAGAGCTGATTCAGAATGATGAAGGACAGAAATGA
- the LOC120812059 gene encoding uncharacterized protein LOC120812059 isoform X6 has protein sequence MLWKSLEACKDLVDEMQKRTPNGPLVKQKMDQTFALRRKEVVESEPAISTMVFMEFSRIVGKNLKTEFYESIDRHSPRLLELFGSKRGNVGQLLTHILQQTNTTEPTAIRTQVLRGLPIILGDNPTDFFKAGFESDDDDSFRDPDIGILLIEREGAVLTSSQHLSPASLEIIIEGEVVMDNIQDLPKAMCILFGLMYALHLNYPKTMKLTFQFIQQGAPMRDDKTAGLHPFGGYEPNCFLSFKLFHKKPHQELIQNDEGQK, from the exons ATGCTGTGGAAGT CCCTGGAGGCCTGTAAAGACTTGGTTGATGAAATGCAGAAAAGAACACCAAACGGACCTCTTGTGAAACAGAAGATGGATCAGACGTTTGctctgagaagaaaagaggtGGTGGAGTCGGAACCTGCCATAAGCACGATG GTCTTCATGGAGTTCAGCAGGATTGTGGGCAAGAACCTCAAGACGGAATTCTATGAGAGCATCGACCGGCACAGTCCTCGTCTCCTCGAGTTATTTGGATCCAAGAGAGGGAATGTTGGACAGTTGTTGACACATATTTTACAACAGACCAAT ACTACAGAGCCAACTGCGATCCGGACACAGGTGCTCAGAGGGCTTCCTATCATCCTTGGGGACAACCCCACAGACTTCTTCAAAGCAGGCTTT gaatCTGACGATGACGATTCTTTTCGTGACCCAGACATTGGGATACTTCTTATTGAGCGTGAAGGTGCTGTGCTCACATCTTCCCAGCATCTCAGTCCAGCCTCGTTGGAAATCATCATTGAGGGAGAAGTCGTGATGGACAACATTCAAGATCTGCCAAAAGCAATGTGCATTCTGTTTGGACTCATGTATGCACTCCATCTTAACTACCCCAAGACTATGAAGCTCACATTTCAGTTCATCCAACAG GGAGCTCCAATGCGGGATGATAAAACCGCTGGACTTCATCCATTTGGAGGATACGAACCCAACTGCTTCTTATCTTTCaaacttttccacaaaaaacCCCATCAAGAGCTGATTCAGAATGATGAAGGACAGAAATGA
- the LOC120812060 gene encoding ropporin-1-like protein isoform X3 — MQRGCKRYTGCLSRCSLSPFSKAMPLPDTMFCAQQIDIAQELPDILKNFTKAAVRTQPEDLLLWSAAYFTALSKGERLPVKDRLELNVTHKTDSAMTPGLLKTLHKQLSIRETCSEEELREKWRGLCLPTDQLETLLSLGSFGSDIDWMEFFALGCSSLGEGAPMRDDKTAGLHPFGGYEPNCFLSFKLFHKKPHQELIQNDEGQK; from the exons ATGCAACGGGGCTGCAAGCGATACACAGGCTGCCTCTCGCGTTGTAGTTTATCTCCTTTTTCTAAAG CCATGCCTCTTCCAGACACAATGTTCTGTGCCCAGCAAATCGACATCGCCCAAGAGCTGCCAGACATCCTGAAAAACTTCACCAAGGCAGCCGTCCGTACGCAGCCCGAGGACCTGCTGCTGTGGTCTGCGGC ATACTTTACTGCGCTGTCTAAAGGAGAGCGTCTGCCTGTGAAGGATCGGCTGGAGCTGAATGTCACACATAAGACGGACAGCGCGATGACTCCTGGTCTGCTAAAGACTCTCCATAAACAG CTATCCATCAGGGAGACGTGCAGCGAGGAGGAACTGCGGGAGAAGTGGAGGGGTCTGTGTCTACCCACGGATCAGCTGGAGACCCTGCTGTCGCTGGGCAGTTTTGGCTCAGACATCGATTGGATGGAGTTTTTTGCCCTGGGCTGCAGTTCTCTGGGAGAG GGAGCTCCAATGCGGGATGATAAAACCGCTGGACTTCATCCATTTGGAGGATACGAACCCAACTGCTTCTTATCTTTCaaacttttccacaaaaaacCCCATCAAGAGCTGATTCAGAATGATGAAGGACAGAAATGA